The nucleotide sequence GATCATGAGGTTATCGGTTACGAACGTTCTGTGGCTTCTGTTTTCTATTCCTTTTTGGTTCATTATTATTTCGGTGCTAAATTTGCCGATACCAGAAGACATTATCATTGTGGATGGCGACATCAATTCGGTAATTAAAGCGGGTTGGTGGTTGCTCGGCAATATGTTGCTATTGCCACTTATTCTTGCTCCGTTTACCTTCTTTCCGGCGACCTCAGCGATGTTCTCGGTCGCCCGGAAATGGGTAACAGGTGATGTGGATGTTCCACTCTTCAAAACATTCTTCCAAAGCTATAAGTCTAACTTCAAACAAGCTATGCTCGGCGGTATCCTCTATTCATTACTGATACTTATTCTTGTCGTGGATTATATTTTCTTCATTGAACATTTTCCTGTAGTAGGGTACTTGTTCATCTTCTTGATGTTTCTAACAGTTGTCTCAATGTTCCACTACTTCTCATTGTTGTCTCACTTCCATATGAAGACACTTCAATTGCTTAAGAATGCACTCATCCTGACGATTGGACGTCCGATTCGTTCGTTACTCATCGTTTTTGGAATAGTTGCGGTATTTTTGATTCTGAGGCAATTTCCGGTATTATTCCTGTTCTTCTCAGGAAGTATCGTAGCAGTGTATACGTTCTATCATTTCAACTTAGTTGTTCAGAAGATGATCATACAGAGGGAAGCAATCGAAGCAAAAGAAGGACAAGATGGACAAGCAACTGATGATGGCAAACAATCCCAAGCTTAAGTCGATTTACTTTACGGTGTGACCTGCTTATAATAGAAGTATTCCTGCCATGCGCGTTACGACGCTTTATTGTTTTGAACCAATGTTAGTTTCAAAGGGAGCCCTAGATTACGAACGCTGATGACATGCCCCCGAAAAGGGACGTCAAAGGCAAAGTTGCGAGCACCCACCTGCGAGAGCGGGTTCGAAACAATTACGTTGGACGGCAATGGCGGGTTTTTTCTTGTCTATGGTCTTTTATCCCTAGGATAAGCATGGTAATATAGAAGAAGCGCCATAGCGAACCGGAGGGAGCGAGTAACTTGTTGAAACGAGTGCTAATCGGACTAATCCGAAGCCATGAAAATACAAGCGATAGAGCGAAAGACCCAAAGCTTAAATCTCATTACTATCGGTTATCGAAGGATCGTACTTGGGATGAAGTCATCTCGATTTTGAAGAAAATGAAGGGCTATCGAGTATTGCATGAAGTGCAGAACGTTGGAGAAATTGTAATGGAAAAAAAGACGGTATCAGGCCGTACGATGGACATTACAATTCAGATTGTTACTGCTAGCCCAGGAACGACAGCGGTCGATATTTACTCGGCATCCCGTGGCTCGTTGGGTGATTTGGGTGCGAATTATCGAATCATTCAAGAGATTTATAGTGTGCTAGATCGCAAGCTATCCAATAATAAAATCTAATAGGTTATGAAAAAAGAATGCGAGAAAGGCAGTTAGGCCGATGCTCGCATTCTTTTTGTTATAGATAGTTAATAGTTGGATTGAAATTACAGCAGTTCCTTAACTGCAGCAATTGCTGCGTCATAGTTCGGGTGCTCTGTCATTTCGCTGAGAACTTCAACGTAAGTAATCTTATCGTTAGCATCTACAACGAAGATAGATCTCATGTCCAGGCTAAGCTCCTTAATAAGGACTCCATACGCTTTAGCGAAGCTGTTATCTTTGTAATCGGACAGCATAACGACGCGATCTACACCCGCAGCGCCGCACCAACGAGCTTGGGCGAATGGGAGATCTGCACTTACTGTCAGAACGGCAACTTGATCGCCGAGCTGTGAAGCAACTTCGTTGAAACGACGTGTTTGCGCATCGCAGACACCAGTATCGATTGAGGGAACGACACTAATGAGTTTTACTTTACCTGAAAAGTCTTGGAGGGAAGCAACCTCTAATAAATTTTTGTTCAGTACGAAGTCTGGTGCTGTGTTACCTGCAGCAAGGACGGGACCTACGAGTGTAATCGGATTACCTTTAAGTGTTGCAGAACGTTCTTGTGACATGAATTTATTCCTCCTTCATTGATAAGACTTGCCGTTATTATTATAATCGTAATCAAATACCCTTGTCCAATGTATGGAAAGATGGACGATTGGATTGTGAGTGGGGAGAGGTTGAAGTGGAATTAAGGCAGCTACAATATTTCGTTAAAGTTGCAAGATTACAGCATGTTACGAAAGCGGCCGAAGAGCTTCATGTGGCGCAATCTGCAGTGAGTCGACAAATACACCGATTGGAAGAAGAATTAGGTGTGCGCTTATTCATGCAACGCGGACGCAATGTTCAATTGACACCTGTGGGTCAATTGTTTTTGAAACGAGCAGAAAATATATTAAACGACCTTGATCAATCCGTGATCGAGCTTCATGAATTTTTAGACCCAGAGGTTGGCGAAATCAGATTAGGTTTCCCGCATAGTCTTGGGATCAATATGGTGCCTCAGGCCGTGGCGGCATTTCGCAAGCTTCATCCGCGTGTACGCTTTCGATTTCGTCAAGGGATGTATCCTTCGCTAATACGTGATGTGATTGAGGCAGAGGTCGATCTTGCATTCATTTCCCCTTTTCCTGAAAAAAATGATCAAGTTACCGGTGAAATTATACTCACAGAGGAGTTATTTGCGATTTTGCCGGAAAATCATCGACTTGCGATGGAAGATTCAATTCCACTCAGCGAGTTAAAGGATGAGATATTCGTTCTTTTTAGTGAAGGGTACTCACTTCGTCCGATTGTATGGGAAGCATGTAAAGCGGCGGGGTTTACACCGAAGATTGCTTTCGAAGGTGAGGAGACCGGGACGATTCGTGGTCTTGTAGCTGCTGGGATGGGTGTAAGCCTCTTGCCTGAGATGGCAATGTACCATACGAGCTCAATGATGCCAGCTGTTGTAAATATAAGCTCGCCCCATGTTACGAGAACGATCGGGCTAATCCGAAGATCGGAAGAGAAAATGCCTCTCGTCGTTCAGATGTTTCATTCGTTCTTACTGGACTTTTTTAGCAAGCAGAATAAATAAAATCGATGAAAAAAAGAGGGCATGTATCTCCTGGAGGAGCGACAGCGTTTGCTTTGGGAATCGTGAAATAACCTTATAAAGGTTTACCAATTCAAATTTCACGATGACAACGGCAACCGAAAGAAGATACATTCCCGTAAAAATCATAATCGATAATAATTAAAGAGGCTCCCCAGTTGCTTATGGGATAGCCTCTTATTGTTGTCTATTCACGCCGATTAGCGAAGATCAAAATGTACTTAACGAGCTCGAGCAGGGAGATTAGAGCTGCGGCAACATAAGTTAAGGCTGCGGCATTGAGAACCTTAGCAACACCGCGTTCCTCATCGTTACTAATAAAGCCTTCAGCAATCATCAGATTGCGCGCACGCGAGCTTGCGTTAAACTCAACGGGGAGTGTGACGAGTTGGAAGGCAACAGCGGCTGAGAAGAAGATAATCCCTAGTCCAATCAAATTCATCGCATTGAATACAAAGCCTGCAATCAACATGAACGGTGCAATATTTGAAGCAAAGTTAACGACAGGGAACATACGGTGACGCAATGCGAGCATCGGATAATGGTTTGCGTGCTGAATCGCATGTCCAACTTCGTGGCAAGCGACGGATACAGCGGCAACCGAGTTTTGATCATATACCGTCTCGGATAAACGTACAACACGTTTAACGGGATCGTAATGGTCGCTTAATTGTCCTTGAATTCTTTCAATTGGAATTTGATTAAGCCCATTTCGATCAAGCATTGCGCGTGCAGCTTGTTGACCCGTGATGCCACTGCGAATGGGTACACCTGACCAACGATTGAACGTGCCCTTAACGCGAAACTGTGCCCAGAGTGACAGTAGAAATGCAATAATAATTAAAAAATCCATCGGGTGAAAAAAATACATGATGTCATCCCTCCAGCGGAATGAAAGTCTGTAAACTAAATTTACATGAAGTTGTTTTTACCTAATAAGAGGAGTAGTGCATCGATGCAAGCAGCGGTGCTCGGTGTGAGCGCACGATAGAGCCGCTTCGCTTGCTGTGGCTTTAATTGTTCCAATACAGGCTCCAGTTCCTTAACCTCGCGTTCAAGCTGTGTCATATGTGTCTGAAGCTCTGCAAGCTTACGGGAGACAGTAGCATTCGTTGTTGCGCGGTTTAAACTAGCCAGCTGTGTTTTAATTTCACCAAGTGTATATTTCTGCGCCTTCATCTCTTCAATACGATAGATGCGCTCTAAAGTGTCATCATCATAGAGTCTAAAGTTTCCGTTTGAACGCTTAGCCGGGTGCAACAAACCGATACTTGTATAATAGTCTATGGTGCGAGCGCTGAGCCCTGTTAAAGACGCCAGCTCGCCAATCCGGTAAAAGCGGGAGGTATTATTCTGTCGTTCTCTCATCGTCTTCACCATTCCTTTCTAGAGCTACTGTAATAATCATACTCATTTTGTGTTCTTTCAGTCAAACAGCTGTGCATTCGCCTATCAATGTCAGGTATATGTAAATAAATGCAAATTTAGTGGCGATTAATCTATTGGAAAGCTGATTTTCACCCCTTATAATGACAGTATCATTCACGTTATATGTTAGAAATTATAACATTTAACTCAAGGGGGAATTCTCATGTTCAAAAAGTCATTATTCGTGTTAGGTGTAATGATGGTATTGTTTCCCGCACTTGCAATTGCCGCTGATCCCTCGGCGGCGCAGCTCGATGCAGGAATTAGTTCCTTGTGGATCTTAGTATCAGGTATTCTTGTTCTATTAATGCAAGGGGGATTTATTCTTCTAGAAGCAGGCTCGACACGTATGAAAAATGCGGGTCACGTTGCCGGGAAAACAATCTTTACATTAGGACTTGCATCACTTGTATACTGGGCAGTTGGTTATGGTGTTGCTTTTGGTGGTGACGCAAGTGAATCTCTAAACAAATTTATAGGTATGGGTGACTTCTTCTATGAACCAAACTTCCTAGCTGTTGACGGCGATGGGTACCCATCATCCATTTTCTTCATATTTCAATTGGCATTCGTTGCAGTATCTCTTTCGATCGCCTGGGGCGGATTTGCTGAACGTGCGAAATTATCTTCCTACTTCATTTTCACGTTAGTATTCTGTTCAGTGATCTATCCGATCATTGCGCACTGGATTTGGGGTGGTGGCTGGCTTGCTGAAGACGGCTCGCAAGACTTCGCTGGATCTACTGTAGTTCACTTGTCTGGTGCGATGGCTGCTCTTGCGGCAACGATTCTTTTGAAGCCGAGAATCGGTCGCTTCAACAAAGATGGCTCTGCGAATGAAATTCCGGGTCACAATCAAGTGTTTACTGCATTAGCAGTTTTGCTTCTGTGGGTAGGTTGGTTTGGATTTAACGCAGGTAGTTGGCTTGCAGTTAGCGATGGCTTCTTCGGCTTCGTTGCATTTAACACACAGCTCGGTGCTTCAGGCGGTGCGGTTGCAGCATTGTTAGTTTCTTGGCTCTTGAACGGTAAGGCTGACATTACAGCGATGTTGAATGGCGCTCTTGCAGGACTTGTTGCGATAACTGCATCGTGTGCATTTGTTGATCCGTGGGCTGCAGTAGTCATTGGTTTAACTGCGGGCGTTCTCGTCGTATTTAGTACGAAGATGTTCGAAAAGTTAAAGATTGACGATCCGATTTATGCGCTATCCGTGCATGGTGCAGCAGGAGTATGGGGCACGTTGGCGAATGGTATTTTTGCAACAGATAAGTTGGTTGAACAAGTGGGTGTAGGTAAGCCTGGCCTATTATATGGTGGCGGCATGGAGCAATTATGGGTACAATTCGAATCTGTAGTCGTAGCTGGAGCATTCGCATTCTTTACTTCATTCCTTGTACTTTGGATCATTAAGAAGTCGATTGACTTCCGGGTAACTGAAGAACAAGAAATCATCGGTCTTGATCTTAGTGAGCACGGTAATTATGGTTATCCGGAGCAAATGAAAAAGACAGGAACGTCAGTCTAAACGAACGATTCATTAACCGATATCCTTTCAGGAGGTTATGAACGTAATGACTAATCCCCAAATCGAGCAAAGTATACTTCAAATTGAAGTCACTGATGATTTGCAGCAGCTTAGAACGATTCGGATGGGGGAACAGGAAAGAATTTCGCAAGCTATGTTCCATACGCCGATTCAATCGGTCATGAATGAGTTGAATCAACTACATGATGCACTCGTTATCAAAGTAATAGATCTTGCTGAGATCGAGATGGCACGGTTGGGGCACGGCGCCCCTCCCGTGCCATATGCATATATGCTTTACGGGAGTGCAGGGCGATCAGAGCAAACCCTATACAGCGATCAAGATAGTGGAATGATCTATGAGAACCCACCGGGGGAATATGAAGCAGCACAATATCGTAGTTACTTCCAACAACTGGCAACCCTTGCTGTCAACTATTTCATACAGTTAGGGTATCCGCCATGTGAAGGTAGCGTTATTGCTTCTAATCCTCAATGGTGTTTATCACTAACAGAGTGGGAATTTAAGATCAATAGCTGGTTTAAGGAGCCGAGCTGGGAAAGTGTACGTTATTTACTCATTGTTACAGATGGAAGGGTTGTTACTGGTCATAAATCGCTTGCGGAGCGTATGAAGGAGCGTTTTTTTTGCGATGTGCTTGAACAGCCTATCATTGTTCAAAGAATGCTCGAAAACACTTTAAGGCATAAAGTGCTTGTCGGTGTATTTGGTCAACTACTTCGTGAGCAATATGGCGATGATGCTGGAAGCTTAGACATTAAGTATGGTGCTTATATTCCGATGGTAAATGCATTTCGTCTGCTTGCAGTACATTCTGGCATTCAAGAGTCGAGTACGTTAAAGCGAATTGCTGCATTAGAAAAGCAAAGTGTGTTGACGAATGATGAAGCGTTGGATGCGACCGAGGCTTTCGAGTTCATTTTAGCTTTACGTTTAATGACGTCCTTCGCATTGGAGCAGGGGCAGTTAATTGGCAGTGGTAAATTGCGTGCGGAGCAGCTCACAGAGGAGTTAAAAGCGCCACTGAAAAAAGCACTCAAGACGGGTAAGCGAATACAACGTAAAGTATTAAAATTAATGAATGACCGCTCTGGCGGGAGGGCGACGTTATGAAGCAACCGCCGGAGGATATGAATTCATTGGGTCGAGCTTGGCATCTTTATAAGTTGGGGGGATTAACACCTGCTATTGCATCGATGCTAGGATCAACGAATGCGCAACAGATGGCTTTTATAAGATCAATGTCGCGGGTTCAACGAAAAGAGAGCTCGCTTGATATATTGCTTGCAGATATGGAGGCGGTCGTATTCGATTTGGAGACGACTGGCTTCTATCCTTACAATGGAGACGAAATATTATCGATTGGTGCTGTGCGGATTCGTGGGGGGCAATTCGAGGACGCGGAGCCTTTTTATAGACTTGTCAATCCGAAACGCAAAGTGCCGCAACAGATTACGGAGCTTACTGGGATTACGAATGAAATGGCGGAAACCGCACCCCAGTTGATGGACGGTCTGCATGATTTTATGGATTTTGTAGGGACGAGGGTGCTGATTGCGCATAGCAGCTCACATGACAAGCAATTTTTGAACAGTGCACTATGGCGCACATCGAAGGTGAATTTAACGCATCGTATTTTGGATACGATGATGATTTCAAAGTGGCTTGAGTCTGATGCACTCTATTACGGTCTAGATGAAGTGCTTGAACGGAATGGAATTGAAGTGACGACGCGTCATCATGCGCTCCACGATTCAGTCATGACTGCAAAGCTTTACATCAAGTTTTTGCAACAAGTGCTTGATCGTCAAGTGACTACGCTCGGTGATTTATATGCGTATTTGAGCAGACGTTAATCGTACCAATATCGTATGGGAGTGCTCGATTGGAACTTACACCAATAATGAGTTAAAATAGAAGAACAACGGATAAAGGAATGATGACAGAACAATGAAACGGAATATTCTTATACTTGGATTCGTGTTCCTCGCGATTATAGCAGTTGTTGTTATGAACCAAACGAACAAACAGGGCACTCAGCAGGGAGCCACGTTAGGCACGGCGCAGGGTGATGTACAACTACCGGAATCACCGGTCAAAGGAGCAATGGCACCACGGTTTGAGCTTGCATCTTTAGATGGAGCCGAGCAATACCAGGTTGGCGGCGAGCGTGATAAGTTGTTAATTATTAATTTCTGGGCGGCGTGGTGCGGTCCATGCGAAGAAGAAGCTCCGGACCTCGTTGATATCTATAATGAGCATCAAGGGCAATTAGATATTTATGCGGTCAATGCAACGAATTATGACAAGCTTCGTGAAGCGAAAGATTTTGTGAAGGAGCAGGGCTTCGAGTTCCCTGTATTAACTGACGCAAAAGGGACAGCGGGTGACCTTTATAAGGTATTTTCTTATCCGACCAGCTTCATTGTGAATCGTGAAGGGATTGTCGTCGAAAGAATCGAAGGCATCATTTCTCGAAAGCAGTGGGAAAAGTATTTGGATAATGCGCTCGCTTCGTAAGATAAGTACCCTATAAATAATTACACCCCCGAATTCGATTAGCTGTGAAATGCAGCTTCGACTTCGGGGGTGTTTTCAATTGATTTTAATTAGTGGTTTATTAAACCAAGCGATTCACGAGGTGACTTAGAAGTGGAATCTTCTTTGTCCATCGCTAGAAGTGCATAACGAATACTGTCAACGAGTGCTTCCCAGCTCGCTTCGATGACGTTGGACGAAACGCCGACAGTGCTCCATGTATCATTGAAGTCAGTCGATTCAATCAATACACGAACTTTAGCGGCTGTAGCGTCCTTCTCGTTCAACACACGAACCTTATAATCTGTTAGATGGATGTCGCGAATGCCCGGATAAAATTGAATGAGCGCTTTACGCAAAGCGTTATCGAGTGCATTCACTGGACCGTTACCCTCGGCAACGGTATACACTTGTTCATCACCGACTGTAATTTTCATGATTGCTTCCGTAACGAGTGAGGCGCCGTTCTTCTCGACGATAATTTTAAAAGAATCAACAGTGAATACTTCTTTTGTACTGCCATATGCATCCCGAAGCAACAGCTCCAAAGAAGCGTCAGCGCCTTCAAATTGATAGCCTTGATGCTCAAGCTCTTTAACGCGTTCGATCACATTGCGTGACTTTAATCCATCTGTTCCGATATCAAGACCAAGCTCTTGTGCCTTGGACACGATGTTGCTCTGACCTGCGAGCTCAGAGACGAGTACGCGTTGTTTATTACCGACGAGCTCAGGTGAAATATGCTCATATGTCTTCGAATCTTTCATGATTGCGGAAACGTGAATACCCCCCTTATGTGCAAAGGCAGCATTGCCAACATAAGGCTGATTGACAGGGAGATGCACGTTCGCGATCTCGCTAACGTAGCGTGCGACATTAGTTAGTGACTTTAATTGTTCGTCGCTGACACAGTGATAGCCCATCTTAAGTTGCAAGTTCGGGATGATTGAAGCGAGATTCGCATTCCCACAACGCTCACCGTATCCATTGATCGTTCCTTGAACTTGTCTAGCTCCAGCAGTTATTGCTGCGAGCGAGTTCGCAACTGCAAGTTCGCAGTCATTATGCGTATGAATTCCGATCGGAGTATCGATCAAGGAGGTGACACGCGATACGATTTCATGGATTTCTCCTGGCAGTGTACCGCCATTCGTATCACAAAGTACAATCCACTTTGAGCCGGCATCTCGCGCTTTTGCGAGTGCTGCAAGCGCGTAATCAGGATTCGCTTTGTACCCATCGAAGAAATGTTCAGCGTCGAACAATGCTTCCATACCATTCTGGTTTACGTAAGCAAGCGATTCATAAATCATAGCTAGATTTTCTTCTAGTGTCGTCTGAAGCGCGGTATGTACATGGAAATCCCACGACTTTCCGACAAGCGTAGCAGCCTTCGCTCCCGATTCAATCAAGTGCTTGAGATTGATATCTTGCTCGCAAATACTATTTTTTCGACGGGTGCTTCCGAACGCAGTTAGCTTCGCATGCAAATTCAAATCGCGAATGCGATTGAAAAATTCGATATCTTTGCTGTTGCTACCCGGATTACCGCCTTCAATATAGTGAACGCCAAGTGCATCGAGCTTGAGCGCTATCTTGACTTTATCCTCTGCTGTTAGACTAATTCCCTCACCTTGCGTACCGTCGCGCAAAGTTGTATCGAATATCGTTATTGGTGTAGACATGCGTCAGCGTAAAGCCTCCTTAATCCAAACAAGTTATACTATTATAGCATGTAGTTGCTCAGATTTGTATAATGAATGTGACCAGGAAAGGAGAGCTCGCGGGTGAATAGATCGAAGCATAGAGTCATCCTTCATATCGATATGAACGCATATTATTGTTCTGTTCACGCTGCGGAAGAACCCGAGCGTTACAAGAACAAACCCACGGCTGTCGCTGGAAGTGTCGAGTTGCGAAAAGGAATTCTCGTGACAAGCTCTTATGAAGCTAGGTCGCTCGGCATCCGAACGGGGATGACAGTGAGAGAGGCGACTCGTATTTGTCCTGAGCTTATATTGATTTCACCAAATTTCGATCTATATCGCAAATACAGCAAAAACTTTATGCGCATTGCTGGGAATTATACACCGCTCGTCGAAGCCGTCTCCATTGATGAATGTTTTCTGGACATTACAGGTAGTTCGCAATTCGGGACAGCGGAGCAAATCGCTGAAACGATCCAACGTAGAATTCGTGAGGAGCTTTCATTGCCATGCTCGATTGGGATTGCACCCAATAAGCTGTTAGCCAAGATGGCATCGGATATGCGCAAGCCAGATGCGATAACGATATTGCGCAGACGCGAGGTTCCCAAGCTGCTGTGGGATAAACCTTGTCAAACGCTGCATGGTATTGGTTCGCGTACAGCAGATAAGCTATTGCGATTGAATATTCGAACGATCGGTGAATTGGCTGGTGCTGATTTAGCGATGCTTCAAGATCGTTTTGGTGTATATGGGGCATGGATGAAGCGGGCTGCACACGGCCTTGATGATGCAGTTGTAGAGCCTTTACATGAAGCGCCGAAATCGATTGGTCATACAACTACGCTTCCAGCAGACATTACTGACAAGGAACAATATTATCGCGTGCTGCTTAACCTTGCAGACCAGACAACAAGACGGCTTCGGCACCAAGCGATGGTATGCACGACGATTCAACTGACGATTAGAGACCCGGACATGCGAACAATTACGCGATCAGCAACGCTGCCCACTGCAACTGATTATGCACAAGAGGTTTATAAGGTCGCATGTCGACTGATGGATGCGCATTGGAACGAAGGTAATCCCGTGCGTTTGCTAGGTATCACTCTGCAATCTCTCGGAGCGAAGGAAGAGACGCCGGTTCAACTTGATCTATTTTCATATGAACAGAAGCCCAAGCAGGATCGACTGCTCACCATCATGGATCAACTTAGAGATAAATTTGGTGAAGATGCAGTGCTGACTGCTGGAATGCTGGGAGAAGACCCTTCATCATTAATTCGGAATAAGAAGATTCGCGGAACGTCGTTGCAGAAAGATTTTTTACGTGAAAATGAAGGCTTGAATGAGAACGATTATTAAGTAGAAAGAATATATAGAAAGATGTACAAAAGGGTTTGATCTTACGGACATATTATATTATATTGATTGTAAGAACGGTTGTTGCAGATGATTTATTGAACTTTAGGAGGTTATATCATGGCTAAGTTTACTTATGTAGATAAAGACACTTGTATTGCATGCGGAGCTTGTGGAGCAACAGCACCTGACATCTATGATTATGACGATGAAGGGCTAGCAGAAGTTATTTATGCAAATGATGGCAACCACGGAAACACGGAAATCCCTGAGGATCTGTTCGATGATCTTCAAGACGCTTGTGATGGATGCCCTACCGATTCCATCAAAGTAGCAGATTCTCCGTTTAATATGTAAGCCCATTATACGAAGCAAACCCGTAATTAGGACTTAACTCCTAGTTACGGGTTTTTTTTACGCGCAAAAAAGTGACTCTCGTCACTGTTTTAACCTTTTTGACAATTTCCAACAAAAAAACTAGTCTCTAAGTTATAATATAACTTGAGTGGTAACATTTACATAGGGCGTGAATGAATTGAGAGAAAAGATTAAGTATATAGCGATTGTATTGAATGTCGTTTTATTGATCGCTGTTTATATCATTTCGCAATCACATATTTTGTGGAATATTGACCATCAATTGGCTGATTTCAACATGAAAGAAACTGCACATCATGAACCAAATTCGAAAATCATCATCGTTGCCATTGACGATGATTCATTAGAGGTACTAGGTCGATTTCCTTGGGATCGCTCGGTGTATGCAGCATTACTCGACAATATGAACCTAGAGGATAACATTCCGAAGGCGATTGCGTTCGATGTTATCTTTAGTGAAGAAAGTAACAACATGGATAGCGATATGGCCTTCGCTCAAGCTCTAGCAACTTATCCGAATGTGATCTTACCGGTAGTCGGCAATACCGGTTTAACGGAGACAACACAGACGAAAGGTCAATTGACTAGGGCTACTTCGGTATTAAAGCCGTATGAACTATATGCAGATTTAGTACAGCAAGCACACATTAATCGGGTGAGCAGCTTGGATGGAGTTATCCGTCAGGCATGGCTTCACATTCAAGGCCCGGATGGTGAAGTTATACCTTCACTCGCTTATAAGGCTGTCGAGATGGCTGGTTATGATTTGACAAAGTACGTCAATTGGACTGACCCGCGTAAGACGACAGAGAAAGTGATGAAGAATACGATAACGGTGGATTATGAGTTATCTACGGAGGACTTTACTACTGTTTCTTTTATAGATGTGCTTGAAGGCAATATTCCTGCAGATTGGTTTCAGGATGCAATTGTGTTTATTGGTTTTACAGCAGTTGGATTGTCGAATGACGGTGGACAGGATACGGGGATTACACCAATAGAGAAAAATATGAAGCTAGTATACGTCCACGCGAATATCGCGAACCAACTTATGATAGGTGCCATGGTTGAATATACACCTGATTGGATCGAACTGGCGCTTACAATGCTTCTATTTGCACTTTTTGTCGCATTGCCATGGAAGCTAAAAAACA is from Candidatus Cohnella colombiensis and encodes:
- a CDS encoding adenylate/guanylate cyclase domain-containing protein; translated protein: MREKIKYIAIVLNVVLLIAVYIISQSHILWNIDHQLADFNMKETAHHEPNSKIIIVAIDDDSLEVLGRFPWDRSVYAALLDNMNLEDNIPKAIAFDVIFSEESNNMDSDMAFAQALATYPNVILPVVGNTGLTETTQTKGQLTRATSVLKPYELYADLVQQAHINRVSSLDGVIRQAWLHIQGPDGEVIPSLAYKAVEMAGYDLTKYVNWTDPRKTTEKVMKNTITVDYELSTEDFTTVSFIDVLEGNIPADWFQDAIVFIGFTAVGLSNDGGQDTGITPIEKNMKLVYVHANIANQLMIGAMVEYTPDWIELALTMLLFALFVALPWKLKNIYSFLLFIFTAAIVLYGQYALYESTMTRIVVVNALLAMVLAYLANVSLKSYLDNVQKSFVTRQFGRYISPDLVKQIVAKDIDIELGGDLKLITILFLDIRGFTPLSEKLSPPELVDTLNTMFNMITETTLRNEGTIDKFIGDAAMILFNAPLEVKEHERMAVQTAYEIQQGMKKIRDEILDKYDCEVNVGIGIHTGNVVVGNIGSYLRVDYTAIGDNVNIAARIESQTKKGQVHVSEQVYEKTKAFFRFDEGEDRMFKGKSHPIRVYEVIEPIQ
- a CDS encoding TlpA disulfide reductase family protein, with translation MKRNILILGFVFLAIIAVVVMNQTNKQGTQQGATLGTAQGDVQLPESPVKGAMAPRFELASLDGAEQYQVGGERDKLLIINFWAAWCGPCEEEAPDLVDIYNEHQGQLDIYAVNATNYDKLREAKDFVKEQGFEFPVLTDAKGTAGDLYKVFSYPTSFIVNREGIVVERIEGIISRKQWEKYLDNALAS
- a CDS encoding DNA polymerase IV; translation: MNRSKHRVILHIDMNAYYCSVHAAEEPERYKNKPTAVAGSVELRKGILVTSSYEARSLGIRTGMTVREATRICPELILISPNFDLYRKYSKNFMRIAGNYTPLVEAVSIDECFLDITGSSQFGTAEQIAETIQRRIREELSLPCSIGIAPNKLLAKMASDMRKPDAITILRRREVPKLLWDKPCQTLHGIGSRTADKLLRLNIRTIGELAGADLAMLQDRFGVYGAWMKRAAHGLDDAVVEPLHEAPKSIGHTTTLPADITDKEQYYRVLLNLADQTTRRLRHQAMVCTTIQLTIRDPDMRTITRSATLPTATDYAQEVYKVACRLMDAHWNEGNPVRLLGITLQSLGAKEETPVQLDLFSYEQKPKQDRLLTIMDQLRDKFGEDAVLTAGMLGEDPSSLIRNKKIRGTSLQKDFLRENEGLNENDY
- a CDS encoding ferredoxin, with product MAKFTYVDKDTCIACGACGATAPDIYDYDDEGLAEVIYANDGNHGNTEIPEDLFDDLQDACDGCPTDSIKVADSPFNM
- the cimA gene encoding citramalate synthase, which translates into the protein MSTPITIFDTTLRDGTQGEGISLTAEDKVKIALKLDALGVHYIEGGNPGSNSKDIEFFNRIRDLNLHAKLTAFGSTRRKNSICEQDINLKHLIESGAKAATLVGKSWDFHVHTALQTTLEENLAMIYESLAYVNQNGMEALFDAEHFFDGYKANPDYALAALAKARDAGSKWIVLCDTNGGTLPGEIHEIVSRVTSLIDTPIGIHTHNDCELAVANSLAAITAGARQVQGTINGYGERCGNANLASIIPNLQLKMGYHCVSDEQLKSLTNVARYVSEIANVHLPVNQPYVGNAAFAHKGGIHVSAIMKDSKTYEHISPELVGNKQRVLVSELAGQSNIVSKAQELGLDIGTDGLKSRNVIERVKELEHQGYQFEGADASLELLLRDAYGSTKEVFTVDSFKIIVEKNGASLVTEAIMKITVGDEQVYTVAEGNGPVNALDNALRKALIQFYPGIRDIHLTDYKVRVLNEKDATAAKVRVLIESTDFNDTWSTVGVSSNVIEASWEALVDSIRYALLAMDKEDSTSKSPRESLGLINH